A DNA window from Streptomyces parvus contains the following coding sequences:
- a CDS encoding sodium:solute symporter family protein has translation MNSLDWAVLIGYFGVMVAIGLWSHKRVDTVSDFFTAGGKMPWWLSGISHHMSGYSAVMFTGYAGIAYQYGVTSFVTWSLPIAIGIFIGAKLFAPRLNRLRSRLHVASPLEYLKNRYNLQTQQALAWSGLLLKIVDVGAKWAAIATLLSVFTGLSISQGILITGVVTGVYCTVGGLWADALTELGQFVIQLFAGLAMLFAVMGELDGFSTLWTVWDKLPDGHAEPTAGPYTVTFLLAFLFIKTFEYNGGMWNQAQRYMATDSAASATRSARLSAVLWFVWPLVLFFPMWCAPLLVEAQKPDASDSYALMTEQLLPHGLLGLVIVGFFSHTMAMCSSDANAIAAVFTRDIAPTLSKAARGWSERAGLIAARWTTVAFLALSMAIATQVNSPAFKDIITVVIKWVAGLMGPIAIPFMLGLLRPFRKSGPTAALVSWAAGLIAFWLVNYPVDWAVEGGVPLQYQVSVPLAVSLVLYVLIGFVKPEDTPERDAVLARINEGDGEGRHGDGTGTAAAVPAQDGGPTPAPQPRG, from the coding sequence ATGAACAGTCTCGACTGGGCTGTACTCATCGGGTACTTCGGCGTGATGGTCGCGATCGGACTCTGGTCGCACAAACGCGTGGACACCGTCAGCGACTTCTTCACGGCCGGCGGCAAGATGCCGTGGTGGCTGTCGGGCATCTCGCACCACATGTCCGGCTACAGCGCGGTGATGTTCACGGGTTACGCCGGCATCGCGTACCAGTACGGGGTCACGTCCTTCGTGACCTGGTCGCTGCCGATCGCCATCGGCATCTTCATCGGCGCGAAGCTCTTCGCGCCCCGGCTGAACCGGCTGCGCTCGCGGCTCCATGTCGCCTCGCCACTGGAGTACCTCAAGAACCGCTACAACCTGCAGACCCAGCAGGCGCTCGCCTGGTCGGGGCTGCTGCTGAAGATCGTGGACGTCGGCGCCAAGTGGGCGGCCATCGCCACCCTGTTGTCCGTGTTCACCGGTCTCTCGATCTCCCAGGGCATCCTGATCACCGGGGTGGTGACCGGGGTCTACTGCACCGTCGGCGGACTGTGGGCGGACGCGCTCACCGAACTGGGCCAGTTCGTCATCCAGTTGTTCGCCGGGCTGGCGATGCTCTTCGCGGTGATGGGCGAACTCGACGGCTTCTCCACCCTGTGGACGGTCTGGGACAAGCTCCCGGACGGGCACGCGGAGCCGACCGCCGGACCGTACACGGTGACCTTCCTGCTGGCGTTCCTGTTCATCAAGACCTTCGAGTACAACGGCGGCATGTGGAACCAGGCCCAGCGGTACATGGCGACCGACTCGGCCGCCTCCGCGACCCGTTCGGCGCGGCTCTCGGCGGTGCTGTGGTTCGTCTGGCCTCTCGTGCTGTTCTTCCCGATGTGGTGCGCGCCGCTGCTGGTCGAGGCGCAGAAGCCGGACGCCTCCGACAGCTACGCCCTGATGACCGAACAGCTGCTGCCGCACGGCCTGCTGGGCCTGGTCATCGTCGGCTTCTTCTCCCACACGATGGCCATGTGCTCATCGGACGCCAACGCCATCGCCGCCGTCTTCACCCGGGACATCGCCCCGACCCTGTCGAAGGCGGCACGCGGCTGGAGCGAGCGGGCCGGTCTGATCGCGGCCCGCTGGACCACGGTGGCCTTCCTGGCTCTCTCCATGGCCATCGCGACCCAGGTCAACTCACCCGCGTTCAAGGACATCATCACCGTCGTGATCAAGTGGGTCGCCGGGCTGATGGGCCCGATCGCGATCCCGTTCATGCTGGGCCTGCTGCGTCCGTTCCGGAAGTCCGGCCCGACGGCGGCGCTGGTCAGCTGGGCGGCGGGGCTGATCGCGTTCTGGCTGGTCAACTACCCGGTCGACTGGGCCGTCGAGGGCGGGGTGCCCCTCCAGTACCAGGTCTCCGTACCGCTGGCGGTCTCGCTCGTGCTGTACGTGCTGATCGGCTTCGTGAAGCCGGAGGACACTCCGGAGCGCGACGCGGTCCTGGCGCGGATCAACGAGGGCGACGGGGAGGGGCGTCACGGGGACGGTACGGGGACGGCCGCGGCCGTCCCCGCCCAGGACGGCGGCCCGACCCCCGCGCCTCAGCCGCGCGGGTAG
- a CDS encoding MFS transporter has translation MTTAEPKPGREADGTAGTGGDALHVRVPSPRVPEPSAEGAAAASSEGEGPAEAAGSPHVRAHRVLRHPVTIATAAAAVLHLLWFFFFANTGGDIAAQDAWAEFVGRHPGTAYNLAWYGGMHPVSYSVVSPYLMSLLGVRTTMMIVGTVSSGLTALILVRVPAVRNPLACSLAGVFAFLCNALSGRVTFGLGMMFAVGAVAAVFCWPYRWRYKRWAKAAVAAPLAGLATASSPVAGLFLGVVAAALFLHKRRPGAYAIGLAPVAVVGLSAWLFPFSGTQPMSLGTLSLPFIFAVLIFVLVPRDWSTVRTAAAVYGLGTLLTYVVDSQIGSNITRMAMLFAGVALLAALPYTAPRSRRWYALVLAFVGLNFWIGFKGVDDIVRTAPAASWNRELAPLINQLQQVEAERGRVEVVPASSHRESSALAPYVNLARGWNRQADMKRNPLFYDDTLDPVNYREWLDRWAVHYVVLPKDRPDNGAVQEAELVEQGQPYLRQIWGDANWKLFRVLDPVPLADPPATVERAGADELTITVKSAGRVLIRIPYTRWLALVDEDGKSVERPLETEESKERSQLDDTAPKTYLNTHGCLNKVEEGPYGDEWTELLAPRPGVYRLAAPYQLQPGTPCPEELS, from the coding sequence GTGACCACCGCGGAGCCGAAGCCCGGCCGCGAGGCGGACGGGACCGCCGGTACCGGGGGCGACGCCCTGCACGTGCGCGTGCCGTCGCCCCGCGTTCCGGAGCCTTCCGCCGAGGGTGCCGCCGCAGCGTCGTCCGAGGGCGAGGGCCCCGCCGAGGCCGCCGGGAGTCCGCACGTCCGGGCACACCGGGTGCTGCGCCACCCCGTCACCATCGCGACGGCGGCGGCCGCCGTGCTCCACCTCCTGTGGTTCTTCTTCTTCGCCAACACCGGCGGGGACATCGCCGCGCAGGACGCCTGGGCCGAGTTCGTCGGCCGGCACCCGGGCACCGCGTACAACCTCGCCTGGTACGGGGGCATGCACCCCGTTTCGTACAGCGTGGTCTCGCCCTACCTGATGTCGCTGCTCGGCGTCCGGACGACGATGATGATCGTCGGTACGGTCTCCTCCGGGCTGACCGCGCTGATCCTGGTGCGGGTTCCCGCCGTCCGCAATCCGCTGGCCTGCTCGCTCGCCGGGGTCTTCGCGTTCCTGTGCAACGCGCTGTCGGGCCGGGTGACGTTCGGGCTGGGCATGATGTTCGCCGTCGGCGCGGTGGCCGCGGTGTTCTGCTGGCCCTACCGGTGGCGGTACAAGAGGTGGGCCAAAGCCGCCGTCGCCGCCCCGCTCGCCGGGCTCGCGACCGCGTCCAGCCCGGTCGCCGGACTCTTCCTCGGCGTCGTCGCGGCGGCGCTGTTCCTGCACAAACGACGCCCCGGCGCGTACGCCATCGGCCTCGCCCCCGTCGCCGTGGTCGGTCTGTCCGCCTGGCTGTTCCCGTTCTCGGGTACGCAGCCGATGTCGCTCGGGACGCTGTCGCTGCCGTTCATCTTCGCGGTGCTGATCTTCGTCCTCGTACCCCGCGACTGGAGCACGGTCCGCACCGCCGCCGCGGTGTACGGACTCGGGACGCTGCTCACGTACGTCGTCGACTCGCAGATCGGGTCGAACATCACGCGCATGGCGATGCTGTTCGCCGGGGTGGCGCTGCTCGCCGCCCTGCCGTACACCGCGCCGCGCAGCCGCCGGTGGTACGCCCTGGTCCTGGCCTTCGTGGGCCTCAACTTCTGGATCGGCTTCAAGGGCGTCGACGACATCGTCCGGACCGCGCCCGCCGCGTCCTGGAACCGCGAACTGGCCCCGCTGATCAACCAGCTCCAGCAGGTGGAGGCGGAGCGCGGCCGGGTCGAGGTGGTGCCCGCGAGCAGTCACCGCGAATCATCGGCGCTCGCCCCGTACGTCAATCTGGCACGCGGCTGGAACCGCCAGGCGGACATGAAGCGCAACCCGCTCTTCTACGACGACACGCTCGATCCGGTGAACTACCGGGAGTGGCTGGACCGCTGGGCCGTGCACTACGTGGTGCTGCCCAAGGACCGGCCGGACAACGGGGCGGTCCAGGAGGCGGAACTGGTCGAGCAGGGGCAGCCGTACCTGCGCCAGATCTGGGGCGACGCGAACTGGAAGCTCTTCCGGGTACTGGACCCGGTGCCGCTGGCCGACCCGCCGGCGACGGTGGAGCGGGCGGGCGCGGACGAGCTGACGATCACGGTGAAGTCGGCGGGCCGGGTACTGATCCGGATCCCGTACACCCGCTGGCTCGCGCTCGTCGACGAGGACGGCAAGAGCGTGGAACGCCCGCTGGAGACCGAGGAGTCGAAGGAGCGGTCGCAGCTGGACGACACCGCACCGAAGACGTATCTCAACACCCACGGCTGCCTGAACAAGGTCGAGGAGGGCCCGTACGGCGACGAGTGGACCGAACTGCTCGCGCCGCGACCGGGCGTGTACCGGCTGGCGGCCCCGTACCAACTCCAGCCGGGCACGCCCTGCCCCGAAGAACTGAGCTGA
- a CDS encoding ADP-ribosylglycohydrolase family protein, which produces MSTGTTAVWGRAEQQDFRSRVRGALLGGAVGDALGAGVSGLVLEEIRAAHGVEGVTDYVPAHGRRGAVTALTQLTLFTVDGLIRAQVRRDTGAWHPPTDVHRAHLRWAATQHDWGPDERREDNGWLAAEEWLYARRDPARECLAGFGDTVMGTLDRPKNPAARDAGALTRSAPFGLLVGWEPGLVLQLAVECAAQSHGHPAAQLSAGAFAVLVHGLARGESLDGAVQNTLALLAERPGHEPVTEALRQALGSVRQGIPGPALIEALGASDAAEEVLAVAVYCALVSEDIRHGLRLAVNHSGPSRATGSVCGALLGALHGETALPPAWLAELEGRATLLELADDFAMEMTQGPALHSPAAVAPGWLARYPRG; this is translated from the coding sequence GTGAGCACAGGGACCACGGCGGTCTGGGGCCGGGCCGAGCAGCAGGACTTCCGCAGCCGGGTCCGCGGGGCCCTGCTCGGCGGGGCCGTCGGGGACGCGCTCGGGGCCGGGGTCAGCGGGCTCGTGCTGGAGGAGATCCGCGCCGCCCACGGGGTCGAAGGGGTCACCGACTACGTCCCCGCGCACGGCAGACGCGGCGCCGTCACCGCGCTCACCCAGCTCACCCTGTTCACCGTCGACGGCCTGATCCGGGCCCAGGTCCGCCGCGACACCGGAGCCTGGCACCCGCCCACCGATGTGCACCGGGCCCATCTGCGCTGGGCCGCCACCCAGCACGACTGGGGGCCCGACGAGCGGCGCGAGGACAACGGCTGGCTGGCCGCCGAGGAATGGCTCTACGCCCGCCGCGATCCCGCCCGGGAATGCCTGGCCGGCTTCGGTGACACCGTCATGGGCACCCTCGACCGGCCGAAGAACCCCGCCGCCCGGGACGCGGGCGCGCTCACCCGGTCCGCGCCCTTCGGGCTCCTCGTGGGCTGGGAGCCGGGGCTCGTGCTCCAGCTGGCCGTCGAGTGCGCGGCCCAGTCCCACGGCCACCCCGCCGCCCAGCTGTCCGCCGGCGCCTTCGCCGTCCTGGTGCACGGTCTCGCGCGCGGCGAGAGCCTGGACGGCGCCGTGCAGAACACGCTGGCCCTCCTCGCCGAACGCCCCGGCCACGAGCCGGTGACCGAGGCCCTGCGCCAGGCCCTCGGCTCGGTGCGCCAGGGCATCCCGGGCCCGGCCCTGATCGAGGCGCTGGGTGCGAGCGACGCCGCCGAGGAGGTCCTCGCGGTGGCCGTGTACTGCGCGCTGGTCAGCGAGGACATCCGGCACGGACTGCGGCTCGCGGTGAACCACAGCGGGCCCTCCCGCGCCACGGGGTCGGTCTGCGGGGCGCTGCTGGGCGCCCTGCACGGGGAGACCGCGCTGCCGCCGGCCTGGCTCGCGGAGCTGGAGGGTCGGGCCACCCTCCTCGAACTGGCCGACGACTTCGCGATGGAGATGACCCAGGGCCCCGCCCTGCACAGCCCGGCCGCCGTCGCCCCGGGCTGGCTGGCCCGCTACCCGCGCGGCTGA
- a CDS encoding serine hydrolase → MAGESPDKTEQRKSSGTTAEERDPRFAVFRDPGADTDADADAGTDARTGAGSGAMSDTATAVFRPRLPEDAGPREPEAGPESGSDAEPEPESAPVVASAAPGDADAPSEGVGAAEGRTGPDADVEAAEAEKADAEASAGTPAEGAADEPEAGKPETAEEEDGDGRLRAAVAAWVDVAPEEEPEAERAGDAEPEPAAKAEPEAQAEPDEAPDAGTKAEEDAEPKAGAEPDGAPDAGTKAEQDAEPKAGAEPDKAPDAGAEPDKASDADAPASDSAPDEASGLRGIDQPTAVFKAVGPADRVDQATTALKLPPREGEAEDKPGSKPEGGSEGGAKPESEAERTSTFVPLRSDDVRTAPAPRNPEPGPAAGPEAPARTPEAGSPTSPAAATPSWAAAERTRQQPLPPKPPLDLLAELTNTPPPPETPVRTAVRRVKIWTPLVLLLLIVFAIVQVTRPLPEPSLELTAKPTYTFEGGGTELSWPGQGQSAVMVDGVGSLGSEGAQKPAPIASVAKVMTAYVILQGHPLKGDEEGEKITVDQKAEDESKRPDESTAPLTKGQELTQRQMLQLLMIPSGNNAARLLARWDAGSEDKFIDKMNDAAEDLGMTGSTYTDPSGLEKTTVSTAADQLKLAQAVMRNDVFRKIVDTPEVEIEGIDGKIYNNNNLLLQPGVSGIKTGSSTPAGGNLLWSANTKVDGKMLWIYGAVMGQQAGTGRVYDSLELSLQNSLKLIKDAQEAATSATVVKKGDVVGYVDNGFGGQAPVVATKNLKAVGWSGLKVELEVTDNGKGIDQAAKAGTEVGSVTVGTGTGKVTAPVVLQSDLPEAAFGDKMTRIG, encoded by the coding sequence GTGGCGGGCGAGTCCCCCGACAAAACGGAGCAGCGGAAGTCGTCGGGGACGACTGCGGAGGAACGCGACCCGCGCTTCGCCGTGTTCCGTGACCCCGGCGCGGACACGGACGCGGATGCGGACGCCGGTACGGATGCCCGTACGGGTGCGGGCTCGGGAGCCATGTCCGACACGGCGACCGCGGTGTTCCGTCCCCGGCTGCCGGAGGACGCTGGTCCGCGTGAGCCCGAAGCCGGACCCGAGTCCGGGAGCGACGCCGAGCCCGAGCCCGAGAGCGCTCCTGTGGTGGCCTCTGCGGCCCCTGGAGACGCCGACGCGCCTTCGGAGGGCGTGGGCGCCGCTGAGGGTCGCACGGGCCCGGACGCGGACGTGGAGGCGGCCGAGGCCGAGAAGGCGGACGCCGAGGCGTCGGCCGGGACTCCTGCGGAAGGAGCGGCGGACGAGCCGGAGGCCGGGAAGCCGGAGACCGCCGAGGAAGAGGACGGGGACGGCCGGCTGCGTGCTGCCGTGGCCGCCTGGGTCGATGTCGCGCCAGAGGAGGAGCCGGAGGCGGAGAGGGCGGGGGACGCCGAGCCCGAGCCCGCCGCGAAGGCGGAGCCGGAGGCACAGGCCGAGCCGGACGAGGCGCCTGACGCGGGGACGAAGGCCGAGGAGGACGCCGAGCCGAAGGCCGGCGCGGAGCCGGACGGGGCGCCTGACGCGGGGACGAAGGCCGAGCAGGACGCCGAGCCGAAGGCCGGCGCGGAGCCGGACAAGGCACCCGATGCCGGCGCCGAGCCGGACAAGGCGTCCGACGCCGACGCCCCCGCCTCCGATTCGGCCCCCGATGAGGCCTCCGGCCTGCGGGGAATCGATCAGCCCACCGCCGTCTTCAAGGCGGTGGGGCCGGCCGACCGGGTCGACCAGGCGACGACCGCGCTGAAGCTCCCGCCCCGGGAGGGCGAGGCCGAGGACAAGCCCGGGAGCAAGCCGGAAGGCGGGAGCGAGGGCGGCGCCAAGCCCGAGAGCGAGGCCGAGCGCACCAGCACCTTCGTGCCGCTGCGCTCCGACGACGTGCGGACCGCCCCCGCGCCCCGCAACCCGGAGCCCGGGCCCGCGGCCGGACCCGAGGCGCCCGCGCGCACCCCGGAAGCCGGCTCTCCGACTTCTCCGGCGGCCGCGACCCCGTCCTGGGCGGCGGCCGAGCGGACCCGGCAGCAGCCGCTGCCGCCGAAGCCGCCGCTCGACCTGCTCGCCGAGCTGACGAACACCCCGCCGCCGCCGGAGACCCCGGTCCGGACCGCCGTGCGCCGGGTCAAGATCTGGACCCCGCTGGTGCTCCTCCTGCTGATCGTCTTTGCGATCGTGCAGGTGACGCGCCCGCTCCCGGAGCCCTCGCTGGAGCTCACGGCGAAGCCGACGTACACCTTCGAGGGCGGCGGGACGGAACTGTCCTGGCCCGGCCAGGGGCAGTCGGCCGTGATGGTGGACGGCGTCGGGTCGCTCGGTTCCGAGGGCGCGCAGAAGCCGGCCCCGATCGCCAGCGTCGCGAAGGTCATGACCGCCTACGTGATCCTTCAGGGGCACCCCCTCAAGGGTGACGAGGAGGGCGAGAAGATCACCGTCGACCAGAAGGCGGAGGACGAGTCCAAGCGGCCCGACGAGTCGACGGCCCCGCTGACCAAGGGACAGGAGCTCACCCAGCGCCAGATGCTCCAACTGCTGATGATCCCCTCGGGGAACAACGCGGCGCGGCTGCTCGCCCGCTGGGACGCCGGTTCCGAGGACAAGTTCATCGACAAGATGAACGACGCGGCCGAGGACCTCGGCATGACCGGGTCGACGTACACGGACCCGAGCGGGCTGGAGAAGACCACCGTCTCCACCGCCGCCGACCAGCTGAAACTGGCGCAGGCGGTCATGCGCAACGACGTCTTCCGGAAGATCGTGGACACGCCCGAGGTCGAGATCGAGGGCATAGACGGCAAGATCTACAACAACAACAATCTTCTGCTCCAGCCGGGCGTGAGCGGCATCAAGACCGGGTCCTCCACCCCCGCGGGCGGCAACCTGCTCTGGTCCGCGAACACCAAGGTCGACGGCAAGATGCTGTGGATCTACGGAGCGGTGATGGGCCAGCAGGCGGGCACCGGCCGCGTCTACGACAGCCTGGAGCTGTCGCTCCAGAACAGCCTGAAGCTGATCAAGGACGCGCAGGAGGCGGCCACCTCCGCGACGGTGGTGAAGAAGGGCGACGTCGTCGGGTACGTGGACAACGGCTTCGGCGGACAGGCTCCCGTGGTCGCCACCAAGAACCTCAAGGCGGTCGGCTGGTCCGGCCTGAAGGTCGAGCTCGAGGTCACGGACAACGGCAAGGGCATCGACCAGGCCGCGAAGGCCGGGACCGAGGTCGGCTCCGTGACCGTGGGCACCGGCACCGGAAAGGTCACGGCGCCGGTGGTGCTGCAGAGCGATCTGCCCGAGGCGGCCTTCGGCGACAAGATGACCAGGATCGGCTGA
- a CDS encoding helix-turn-helix transcriptional regulator: MPSNVNPTVRRRRLGQELRRLRELKGMTAEEVAERLLVSQSKISRLENGRRSISQRDVRDLCGVYEVEDHRIVDSLMQMAKDSRQQGWWHAFGDIPYSVYIGLETDAESLRVYEPQMVPGLLQTRAYAEALISGALPEAPPSDIEKRVNVRSRRQDRVNAPENPLRLWAVIDESALRRVVGDKQVMIDQLEHLVEQSHLPHVTVQVLPFDMGAHPGINGQYAILEFPDAADSSVVYIEGVTSDLYLEKANDVQRYSVMYEHLRAQALNVEQTRDFISKIAKSYTS; this comes from the coding sequence GTGCCGTCCAACGTCAATCCCACTGTCAGGCGACGCAGGTTGGGCCAGGAATTGCGCCGCCTGCGCGAACTCAAAGGCATGACGGCCGAGGAAGTGGCGGAGCGACTGCTGGTCTCGCAGTCGAAGATCAGCCGCCTGGAGAACGGCCGCCGCTCCATCAGCCAGCGCGATGTGCGCGACCTCTGCGGGGTGTACGAGGTCGAGGACCACCGCATCGTCGACTCCCTGATGCAGATGGCCAAGGACTCGCGCCAGCAGGGCTGGTGGCACGCCTTCGGCGACATCCCGTACAGCGTCTACATCGGTCTGGAGACCGACGCGGAGTCGCTGCGCGTGTACGAACCCCAGATGGTTCCGGGGCTGCTCCAGACCCGGGCGTACGCCGAGGCGCTGATCAGCGGTGCGCTGCCCGAGGCCCCGCCGTCGGACATCGAGAAGCGTGTCAACGTACGGTCGCGGCGGCAGGACCGGGTCAACGCGCCGGAGAATCCGCTGCGGCTGTGGGCCGTGATCGACGAGTCGGCGCTGCGCCGGGTGGTCGGTGACAAGCAGGTGATGATCGACCAGCTGGAACACCTCGTCGAGCAGTCGCACCTGCCGCATGTCACCGTGCAGGTCCTGCCGTTCGACATGGGCGCGCACCCGGGCATCAACGGCCAGTACGCGATCCTGGAGTTCCCGGACGCCGCGGACTCCAGCGTCGTCTACATCGAGGGTGTCACGAGCGATCTCTATCTGGAGAAGGCGAACGACGTCCAGCGCTACAGCGTGATGTACGAGCACCTGCGGGCGCAGGCGCTGAACGTGGAGCAGACCCGGGACTTCATCAGCAAGATCGCCAAGTCGTACACCAGCTGA
- a CDS encoding GPP34 family phosphoprotein, whose product MGRSRRTIPEELLLLALDPTTGTTAQPQSLDLGLAGAQLVELALAGRIAPDGDRIAVVMPRPTGDPTLDSALELLRRRGSPVRAVHWIGGPRLGLRQIYLAHLERCGMVHAVAGQMCGVLPTTRYQATETAISRDIRNRLDSAIRTGVPPDPRTAALAALAHAVGLGKHLYPGNEGRSSRSRLRDLIRHDPMGGLVAHAVMDVQNGVAVQPRRSQQAAGVPLQPQAQARRGSMAHTAAS is encoded by the coding sequence ATGGGCAGGAGCCGCAGAACAATCCCGGAGGAGCTTCTGTTGCTCGCTCTGGACCCGACCACGGGTACCACAGCGCAGCCGCAGTCGCTCGACCTCGGCCTGGCCGGGGCACAGCTAGTGGAGCTGGCTCTGGCAGGACGGATAGCCCCTGACGGGGATCGTATCGCCGTGGTGATGCCACGGCCGACAGGAGATCCGACTCTGGACTCCGCACTGGAGCTGCTGCGCCGTCGTGGCAGCCCGGTCCGGGCGGTCCACTGGATCGGCGGGCCCCGGCTGGGGCTGCGTCAGATCTATCTCGCTCATCTGGAGCGGTGCGGCATGGTTCATGCCGTGGCGGGCCAGATGTGCGGGGTGCTGCCGACGACTCGCTACCAGGCGACGGAGACGGCGATCAGCCGGGACATCAGGAACCGGCTGGACAGTGCGATCCGCACCGGCGTACCGCCGGACCCGCGGACCGCGGCGCTCGCCGCACTGGCCCACGCGGTCGGACTCGGCAAGCACCTGTACCCCGGGAACGAGGGGCGCTCGTCGCGCTCCCGGCTCCGGGACCTGATCAGGCACGACCCGATGGGCGGCCTCGTGGCGCACGCCGTGATGGACGTCCAGAACGGAGTGGCGGTCCAGCCACGCCGTTCGCAACAGGCAGCGGGCGTTCCGTTGCAGCCGCAAGCACAGGCCCGTCGCGGGAGCATGGCGCACACCGCCGCGAGCTGA
- a CDS encoding DUF397 domain-containing protein encodes MAILQGATDQWTKSSYSGGNGACVEVKSPVALSIAVRDSKAPEGPSLTFVPGAWNAFVRDVATGSINA; translated from the coding sequence ATGGCAATTCTTCAGGGTGCTACGGACCAGTGGACCAAGTCGTCGTACTCCGGGGGCAACGGCGCATGCGTCGAGGTCAAGTCCCCGGTCGCGCTGTCCATCGCCGTCCGTGACTCGAAGGCCCCCGAGGGCCCCTCGCTCACCTTCGTCCCCGGTGCGTGGAACGCGTTCGTGCGCGATGTCGCCACGGGCTCGATCAACGCCTGA
- a CDS encoding adhesin, with the protein MVCPGCGAGAPRTAGGDGSWVARETLAGRLSTLPRRRRALLAAGVVVAAGGLVTVASLLVSGGGSVGGGSSRTDAAGRAGAVPDRIGGAAPTRIVPGPGTEAPGTSAPSSKPPEGDGRFTQWAGPGCAAGTYEERGRFESGDAGWYTVENGGFDGGGCDGRFSAIPMSGSPTEDRGSTATWSWHLGRGFSECALTVFVPDTGRPRDAAGEPTVYRVLSDPDDADSAYTGFAVLQTEHRGSAVPVRSYPVKGDVFAVQLIDRGRDWGDARRVGAHHAAAQMRASCR; encoded by the coding sequence ATGGTCTGCCCCGGCTGCGGGGCGGGGGCGCCCCGCACGGCGGGCGGGGACGGTTCCTGGGTCGCACGCGAGACGCTGGCGGGCCGCCTCTCCACGCTGCCGCGCCGACGCAGGGCCCTGCTCGCGGCGGGCGTCGTGGTGGCGGCCGGGGGCCTGGTCACCGTCGCCTCGCTGCTGGTCTCGGGCGGCGGGAGCGTGGGCGGCGGCAGCAGCCGTACGGACGCGGCGGGCCGGGCGGGCGCGGTCCCCGACCGGATCGGCGGCGCGGCCCCCACGAGGATCGTTCCCGGGCCGGGGACGGAGGCCCCGGGCACCTCGGCCCCCTCGTCGAAGCCCCCGGAGGGCGACGGCCGCTTCACGCAGTGGGCGGGCCCCGGCTGTGCGGCGGGTACGTACGAGGAGCGCGGCCGTTTCGAGAGCGGGGACGCCGGCTGGTACACGGTCGAGAACGGCGGTTTCGACGGCGGCGGGTGCGACGGCCGGTTCAGCGCGATCCCGATGTCGGGCAGCCCCACCGAGGACCGGGGCTCCACGGCCACCTGGTCCTGGCACCTGGGCCGGGGCTTCAGCGAGTGCGCGCTGACCGTCTTCGTCCCCGACACCGGCCGCCCGCGCGACGCGGCGGGGGAGCCGACCGTCTACCGGGTGCTCTCGGACCCGGACGACGCGGACTCCGCGTACACGGGTTTCGCGGTGCTCCAGACGGAACACCGGGGGAGCGCGGTGCCGGTGCGCAGCTACCCGGTCAAGGGGGACGTCTTCGCGGTCCAGCTCATCGACCGGGGCCGGGACTGGGGTGATGCCCGACGGGTCGGCGCGCATCACGCGGCGGCGCAGATGAGGGCGTCCTGCCGCTGA